The following proteins are encoded in a genomic region of Zea mays cultivar B73 chromosome 9, Zm-B73-REFERENCE-NAM-5.0, whole genome shotgun sequence:
- the LOC100279525 gene encoding uncharacterized protein LOC100279525 precursor: MALPPPQTLILFFLLASLAPAVTAVAFSGLDAFFASAAARDPSAGNDTFAALPAALRRALSARTSLLPSFFLNLSATVPVHVRLAGSSFPASSGRSLPSLVNAAVSSAQFLSSRRPHRLAVSHTLHLDVTGPVAASKLASKAGAAVRAHLDKSPAPFHNNALSGVPYSLVDDLVAEDYRALAGSGPAEAVYIYLLDLGKQSRQYAYTAASSGTDASSPGYSRCLGPVWAGKNRYIWIDLGAGPVNYGPALSGDGVLPRGEFHPLATLHGRPKSEKALLADLASLVLSAYKSLLVPSLRIPVHYENSLLIRFIHIHGDRKEEEGLDFRVIEQSIRDGDLPYGGQSLKFDLHTVKYSECPICSFAVARSTNSFTSRFLFENYTLIVNEYLDSKRLRQVLSDSSDEIHRLAGVHENYEHDKVVPVYVFDLDYDKLLPLDRYHQAVAFGDMVVAVRTRSSQTVSDYTCNGRHVLTMTRNLERAIIGSLLQSMWGVSPTHLSWSPEHHATVVDYTWSTGHTPFGPFSETKSLSFVQKDAARRNVLLTTLNYTITSTIDVLESMVAHGGEKILRKKRHVEFIQRWNLLTYKLEKVVSAMSRLDYDKAMYYLRSSDHDLYEIHSLVYQASQELEASLVCFKDPPFPWVSVSMSGLFVFGFFYMYSKRDKLFRSKRKQF; encoded by the coding sequence ATGGCTCTTCCCCCACCCCAAACCCTAATTCTCTTCTTCCTCCTGGCCTCGCTGGCCCCCGCGGTCACCGCGGTGGCGTTCTCGGGCCTCGACGCTTTTTTCGCGTCGGCAGCCGCGCGCGACCCGTCTGCCGGCAACGACACCTTCGCCGCTCTACCGGCCGCCCTCCGGCGCGCGCTCTCCGCACGTACCTCCCTCCTCCCTTCCTTCTTTCTCAACCTCTCTGCCACGGTCCCCGTCCACGTCCGCCTCGCCGGTTCCTCCTTCCCGGCCTCATCCGGGCGGTCCCTTCCTTCCCTCGTCAACGCCGCCGTCTCCTCAGCCCAGTTCCTCTCCAGCCGCCGCCCACACCGTCTCGCGGTCTCCCACACCCTTCACCTTGACGTCACCGGCCCCGTCGCGGCGTCCAAGCTCGCCTCTAAAGCTGGCGCCGCCGTCCGCGCGCATCTCGACAAGTCCCCCGCGCCGTTCCACAATAACGCGCTCTCAGGCGTTCCCTACTCGCTTGTGGACGATCTCGTCGCTGAGGACTACCGCGCGCTAGCCGGCTCCGGCCCCGCTGAGGCCGTCTACATCTACTTGCTCGACCTTGGCAAGCAGTCGCGCCAGTATGCCTACACCGCGGCCTCCTCCGGCACTGATGCCTCCTCGCCTGGGTACTCCCGCTGCCTCGGCCCCGTCTGGGCTGGTAAGAATCGGTACATTTGGATCGACCTGGGTGCCGGTCCAGTGAACTACGGTCCAGCGCTCTCTGGCGATGGCGTGCTCCCCCGTGGTGAGTTCCACCCTCTTGCCACCCTTCACGGCAGGCCCAAGTCGGAGAAAGCTCTCCTCGCGGATCTTGCGTCGCTGGTTCTTAGTGCATACAAGTCTTTGCTAGTGCCTTCGCTCAGAATTCCAGTGCATTATGAGAACTCGTTGCTTATTCGGTTCATTCACATCCATGGGGACCGGAAGGAAGAAGAAGGGCTTGATTTTCGTGTGATAGAACAGTCAATTCGTGACGGGGATCTACCTTATGGTGGACAAAGCTTGAAGTTTGATCTGCATACGGTCAAGTACTCTGAATGCCCAATTTGCTCATTCGCAGTTGCTAGGTCGACAAACTCGTTTACATCGAGGTTCCTGTTTGAGAACTACACATTGATAGTGAATGAGTACTTGGACTCCAAGCGGTTGAGGCAGGTGCTGTCAGACTCGTCGGATGAGATACATCGTTTGGCTGGGGTCCATGAAAATTATGAGCATGACAAGGTGGTGCCAGTTTATGTTTTCGATTTGGATTATGATAAACTTTTGCCTCTGGATAGATACCACCAGGCAGTGGCATTTGGGGATATGGTGGTTGCTGTGAGGACGCGGAGCTCACAAACAGTAAGTGACTACACCTGTAATGGTCGACATGTGCTTACAATGACTAGAAATCTTGAGCGCGCAATCATTGGCTCACTTCTGCAGAGCATGTGGGGGGTTTCACCCACACATCTGTCATGGAGTCCTGAGCATCATGCCACAGTTGTTGATTACACTTGGAGCACTGGACATACACCATTTGGTCCTTTTTCAGAGACCAAATCACTGTCTTTTGTGCAGAAAGATGCAGCTCGTAGGAATGTTCTTCTCACAACCCTGAACTACACAATCACCAGCACAATAGATGTTTTGGAGTCGATGGTGGCACATGGTGGGGAGAAAATACTTAGAAAGAAAAGGCATGTTGAATTCATTCAGAGGTGGAACCTGCTCACGTATAAACTGGAGAAGGTGGTCTCAGCCATGTCACGCTTGGACTACGACAAGGCAATGTACTATTTGAGGTCTTCAGACCACGATCTGTATGAAATTCACTCATTGGTGTATCAGGCATCACAGGAGCTTGAAGCTTCACTGGTTTGCTTCAAAGATCCACCATTCCCGTGGGTATCTGTTTCCATGTCTGGGTTGTTTGTTTTTGGTTTCTTTTATATGTACTCAAAAAGAGACAAGTTGTTTAGGAGCAAAAGGAAACAATTTTGA